In one window of Cheilinus undulatus linkage group 23, ASM1832078v1, whole genome shotgun sequence DNA:
- the ldhba gene encoding L-lactate dehydrogenase B-A chain, with protein sequence MSSVLQKLISPLASTPAEPPRNKVTVVGVGQVGMACAVSILLRDLCDELALVDVMEDRLKGEMMDLQHGSLFLKTSKIVADKDYAVTANSRLVVVTAGVRQQEGESRLNLVQRNVNVFKSIIPQIIKYSPNCTLIVVSNPVDVLTYVTWKLSGLPKHRVIGSGTNLDSARFRYLMAERLGIHATSFNGWVLGEHGDTSVPVWSGANVAGVNLQKLNPEIGTDADKEQWKATHKAVVDSAYEVIKLKGYTNWAIGLSVADLTESIVKNMSRVHPVSTMVKNMYGINEEVFLSLPCVLNSTGVSSVVNMTLTDDEVAQLKKSADTLWGIQKDLKDI encoded by the exons ATGTCCTCAGTCCTCCAGAAGCTCATCAGTCCCCTGGCCAGCACCCCCGCTGAGCCCCCAAGGAACAAGGTGACTGTGGTCGGAGTCGGCCAGGTGGGCATGGCCTGTGCCGTCAGCATCCTGCTCAGG GATCTGTGCGATGAGCTGGCGCTGGTCGATGTGATGGAGGATCGTCTGAAGGGTGAGATGATGGACCTGCAGCATGGCAGCCTCTTCCTCAAGACGTCCAAGATCGTCGCTGACAAAG ACTACGCAGTGACAGCGAACTCCCGCCTTGTTGTGGTGACAGCCGGCGTCCGTCAGCAGGAGGGCGAGAGCCGTCTGAACCTGGTGCAGAGGAACGTCAACGTCTTTAAGTCCATCATCCCTCAGATCATCAAGTACAGCCCTAACTGCACGCTCATTGTCGTCTCCAACCCTG TGGACGTGCTGACATACGTGACCTGGAAACTGAGCGGTCTGCCCAAACACCGCGTCATCGGCAGCGGCACCAACCTGGACTCTGCCCGCTTCCGCTACCTGATGGCCGAGCGCCTCGGCATCCATGCCACTTCCTTCAACGGCTGGGTGCTGGGCGAGCACGGTGACACCAGCG tgcCAGTGTGGAGTGGAGCTAATGTTGCCGGAGTGAACCTGCAGAAGCTGAACCCTGAGATCGGCACTGATGCCGATAAGGAGCAGTGGAAGGCCACCCACAAGGCTGTGGTGGACAG TGCCTACGAGGTGATCAAACTGAAGGGTTACACAAACTGGGCCATCGGTCTGAGCGTGGCCGACCTCACCGAGAGCATCGTGAAGAACATGAGCCGAGTCCACCCGGTGTCCACCATGGTGAAG AACATGTACGGCATCAACGAGGAGGTCTTCCTGTCTCTGCCCTGCGTCTTGAACAGCACCGGCGTGAGCAGCGTGGTTAACATGACACTGACAGACGACGAAGTGGCCCAGCTAAAGAAGAGCGCTGACACGCTGTGGGGCATCCAGAAGGACCTGAAGGACATCTGA
- the kiss2 gene encoding kisspeptin 2: MRLVALVVVWGLIVGQDGRGAAMQGDDAMLRTPATGESDSSGSVLSALSSRSTGELPDEDPSSCFALRENEDQRQLLCNDRRSKFNFNPFGLRFGKRYNGYIYRRAVKRARTKKFTPLSLFSRDLEVPT; the protein is encoded by the exons ATGAGGCTGGTGGCTCTGGTCGTGGTCTGGGGGCTCATCGTGGGTCAGGATGGACGAGGGGCCGCTATGCAGGGAGACGATGCCATGCTGAGGACGCCTGCAACTGGTGAGA GTGACTCCTCAGGTTCAGTCCTCTCAGCTCTCAGCAGCAGATCCACCGGAGAGTTACCAGACGAGGACCCGAGCTCGTGCTTCGCCCTGCGGGAGAACGAGGACCAACGGCAGCTCCTCTGTAACGACCGGAGGAGCAAATTCAACTTCAACCCGTTCGGCCTCCGCTTTGGGAAACGCTACAACGGATATATTTACCGGAGAGCCGTGAAAAGAGCTAGGACGAAGAAGTTTACACCGCTTTCTCTCTTCTCGCGAGACCTCGAGGTGCCCACCTGA